In a single window of the Synechococcus sp. MW101C3 genome:
- a CDS encoding glycosyltransferase family 4 protein: protein MDRQSGSIPGVHALAHLRQRARWRRNRSRAARVTVVNQFFPPDYAATGQLLADLTGRLSASGLQIQILTGMPAYAGPATEAERIEFEPNRCIRRTRVSRFWPRRIRGRAVNSVIFCMRSGLRLLRYVRRGDLIVYTSEPPYLPIVGWLVHQVTRTPYLLIVYDLYPDVLEELRVLPASHWLCRLWRGLHRPALTGAAEVVVLSELMAERVLAQAPGIAERLHVIPSWADPELIRPLPKDANWFVQRYRLEDCFTVLYSGNQGRCHDLVTLLGAALILRGNQAVRFLIVGDGPQHRRLLQLAHEWDLGNVCFLPYQDLEALPQSLAAADLAVVSVSIEAVGVVAPCKLYGHLAAATPIAAITPSGSELRRLVESSGCGRWFANGDAVSLAAWIQDLVVDPDAALAHGAAGLELLRRTATPELVSERYRQLICRHLPNGRAVATLSSRMDVEATKPQAINPKAANALQDVC from the coding sequence ATGGATCGCCAGAGTGGGTCGATCCCTGGTGTGCACGCCCTGGCCCACCTGCGCCAGCGGGCACGATGGCGGCGCAACCGCAGCCGAGCGGCGCGGGTGACGGTCGTCAATCAGTTTTTCCCGCCCGATTACGCCGCCACCGGCCAGCTGTTGGCAGACCTAACCGGCCGCCTGTCGGCGTCCGGTTTGCAGATCCAGATCCTCACAGGGATGCCGGCGTATGCCGGGCCGGCCACCGAAGCCGAGCGGATCGAGTTCGAACCCAACCGCTGCATCCGTCGCACGCGTGTGTCTCGCTTCTGGCCACGGCGCATCCGCGGCCGGGCTGTGAACAGTGTGATCTTCTGCATGCGCAGTGGGCTGCGGCTCTTGCGTTACGTGCGCCGCGGCGATCTGATCGTGTACACAAGCGAACCGCCCTACCTGCCGATTGTGGGCTGGCTGGTGCACCAGGTCACCCGCACCCCCTACCTGCTGATCGTCTACGACCTCTATCCCGATGTGCTTGAGGAGTTGCGTGTGCTCCCTGCGAGCCATTGGCTCTGCCGGCTCTGGCGCGGGCTTCATCGGCCGGCCCTCACTGGCGCCGCGGAAGTGGTGGTGCTGAGTGAGCTGATGGCCGAGCGTGTGCTGGCGCAGGCTCCCGGCATCGCCGAGAGGCTGCACGTGATCCCCAGCTGGGCTGATCCTGAGCTGATCCGGCCCTTGCCGAAAGATGCCAACTGGTTTGTGCAGAGGTATCGGCTGGAGGATTGCTTCACCGTGCTCTACTCCGGTAATCAGGGCAGATGCCATGATCTGGTCACTCTGCTTGGCGCTGCCCTGATCCTTAGAGGCAATCAGGCCGTGCGTTTCCTGATCGTGGGCGATGGGCCGCAGCACCGCCGTCTCCTGCAGCTTGCTCACGAGTGGGACCTTGGCAACGTGTGTTTTCTGCCGTATCAGGATCTTGAGGCCCTGCCCCAATCGTTGGCGGCGGCGGATCTGGCGGTGGTGAGTGTTTCGATCGAGGCGGTGGGCGTGGTGGCTCCCTGCAAGCTGTATGGCCACCTGGCCGCTGCCACTCCGATCGCCGCCATCACTCCCTCAGGTTCAGAGCTGCGGCGGCTGGTGGAGAGCAGCGGCTGCGGTCGCTGGTTCGCCAATGGCGATGCTGTCTCCCTGGCGGCGTGGATCCAGGACCTGGTGGTTGATCCAGATGCTGCCTTGGCTCACGGTGCTGCCGGCCTGGAGCTCCTGCGCCGGACCGCTACCCCGGAGCTGGTGAGCGAGCGCTATCGGCAGCTGATCTGCCGTCACTTACCGAATGGACGTGCGGTGGCCACCCTCTCGAGTCGAATGGATGTTGAGGCCACTAAGCCGCAGGCCATCAACCCCAAAGCGGCGAATGCACTTCAGGATGTTTGCTAA
- a CDS encoding polysaccharide biosynthesis tyrosine autokinase → MSSGSPPKGLPSARMVALPLPEAFDTEESGFRPGNLLRVLRRRRRPFLITMVLVAVAFGARTVWQRMNAPVFQGGFTLLISDPINQPRSGSSGSTAGSSDIASVALNESRLDVPTLMRVLESPAVLGPVYEQLQKSHAGQAMPGVSVSLVPAGGNAPGLLAAGVLAVNARGKDPDLVGRALSLTEKAYLQWSLQQRREKLSEGVRFLDEQAPALQQRFRTLQNQVEAFRRSNRVLLPAEEATAVRQQVGMLRSRLASQQAEREQLLRLRDDVAAGRLSLRDFSSDSRSSAASGLEGSVDSGLGTNVRVNLPDQAILEELSNVEKQIAAARVTFQPSSPFLQNLLAARNQLRPQLERKEMEAVDAAVQKLDGAMAMNQAKVEQLEGRFERQPGLLREYEDLQRQLKAAEANLASYQSTREQFRLEIAQNNVPWKVIAPTVVNSTPVEPQLGRGLLQGLLFGLVAGAGVALLRDRLDHVFHSPGEVRDELKKPQLGHIPYISFFEGVRAEKRFLLKELDNQESGVARYQRFHYQEAFRNLYTSLRFLSTEKPLRSLALSSSQPSEGKSLAIVLLAKTMHELGRRVLLVDSDLRKPQIHHRLGLDNHAGLSNLLAEEGWAWRDVLQTVPDYPNWDVITAGQRPPDPPRLLSSARMGELVSDIATHGGYDLVLYDTPPALGLADAALVAEHLDGIVLLVSLNRVDRALPAEAIKRIEAAGAPLLGVLTNSRVEDSGSEGGYGYGYGYGSYRTLAGEAALDPSSSYAYYRDGEAAAAKQRGLRSLLPNAANRQRWGRRVRQWLDGC, encoded by the coding sequence ATGAGCAGCGGCTCCCCGCCCAAGGGCCTGCCCTCAGCTCGCATGGTGGCCCTTCCGCTACCAGAGGCCTTTGATACAGAGGAGTCCGGCTTCCGCCCCGGCAACCTGTTACGGGTGCTGCGGCGTAGGCGTCGGCCCTTTCTGATCACGATGGTGCTGGTCGCGGTGGCCTTTGGGGCGCGAACGGTCTGGCAACGAATGAACGCACCGGTGTTCCAAGGCGGTTTCACCCTCCTGATCAGCGATCCGATCAACCAGCCGCGCTCGGGCAGCAGCGGGAGCACAGCCGGTAGCTCCGACATCGCCTCGGTGGCTCTCAATGAAAGCCGCCTTGATGTGCCCACCCTGATGCGGGTGCTGGAAAGCCCGGCGGTGCTGGGGCCGGTGTACGAGCAACTGCAGAAGAGCCATGCGGGCCAGGCCATGCCAGGGGTATCGGTCTCGCTGGTGCCGGCCGGGGGCAACGCACCCGGGTTGCTGGCAGCTGGGGTGCTGGCAGTGAATGCCCGCGGCAAAGACCCGGATCTGGTGGGCCGTGCGCTTTCACTCACGGAGAAGGCTTACTTGCAGTGGTCTCTGCAGCAGCGACGCGAGAAGCTGAGCGAGGGGGTGCGCTTCCTTGATGAGCAGGCGCCGGCCTTGCAACAGCGCTTCCGTACCCTGCAGAACCAGGTCGAGGCCTTCCGCCGTTCCAACCGGGTCCTGCTTCCTGCGGAGGAGGCCACGGCGGTGCGCCAGCAGGTGGGCATGCTGCGCTCCCGGCTGGCCAGCCAGCAGGCGGAGCGGGAGCAGCTGCTCCGCCTACGCGACGACGTGGCGGCGGGGCGCCTAAGCCTGCGCGACTTCAGCAGTGACAGCCGCAGCAGCGCCGCCAGCGGACTTGAAGGCAGTGTTGACAGTGGCCTGGGCACCAACGTGCGGGTCAACCTTCCGGATCAGGCCATCCTGGAAGAGCTCAGCAACGTCGAGAAGCAGATCGCCGCAGCCCGCGTCACCTTCCAGCCTTCCTCCCCATTCCTGCAGAACCTCCTGGCGGCGCGCAACCAGCTGCGGCCGCAGTTGGAGAGAAAGGAGATGGAAGCCGTGGATGCGGCGGTCCAGAAGCTGGATGGGGCGATGGCGATGAACCAGGCCAAGGTGGAGCAGCTGGAGGGCCGCTTTGAGCGCCAGCCGGGGCTGCTGCGGGAATACGAAGACTTGCAGCGGCAACTCAAGGCGGCCGAAGCCAACCTGGCCAGCTACCAAAGCACACGGGAGCAATTCAGGCTGGAGATTGCACAGAACAATGTTCCCTGGAAGGTGATCGCACCCACGGTGGTGAATTCGACGCCCGTGGAACCGCAGCTGGGACGGGGCCTGCTGCAGGGCTTGCTGTTCGGGTTGGTGGCCGGTGCTGGCGTGGCGCTGCTGCGCGACCGGCTCGATCATGTGTTCCACAGCCCCGGAGAGGTGCGTGACGAGCTGAAGAAACCCCAGCTTGGCCATATCCCCTACATCTCCTTTTTTGAGGGAGTGAGAGCAGAAAAACGCTTTCTGCTCAAGGAACTTGACAACCAGGAGAGTGGGGTAGCGCGCTATCAGCGCTTCCATTACCAAGAGGCCTTTCGGAACCTCTATACCAGCCTGCGATTTCTAAGTACGGAGAAGCCGTTGCGATCCCTTGCGCTGAGCAGTTCCCAGCCCTCAGAGGGGAAAAGCCTAGCGATCGTGCTGCTTGCAAAGACGATGCACGAGTTGGGCCGCCGCGTGCTGCTGGTGGATTCCGACCTGCGCAAGCCGCAGATACATCATCGCCTGGGCCTCGACAACCACGCCGGCCTCAGCAATCTGCTCGCAGAGGAGGGCTGGGCATGGCGCGATGTGCTGCAGACTGTGCCGGACTACCCGAACTGGGATGTGATCACGGCAGGGCAGCGGCCGCCGGATCCACCGCGGCTATTGAGTTCGGCTCGGATGGGTGAGCTGGTGTCGGACATCGCCACCCATGGCGGGTATGACTTGGTGCTCTACGACACGCCCCCGGCCCTAGGGCTGGCGGATGCGGCGCTGGTGGCCGAGCACCTGGATGGCATCGTGCTGCTCGTGAGCCTCAACCGGGTTGACCGGGCCCTGCCGGCCGAGGCGATTAAACGTATCGAGGCCGCCGGGGCGCCTCTGCTTGGTGTGCTCACGAATTCCCGGGTGGAGGACAGTGGCAGCGAAGGGGGTTACGGCTATGGCTATGGCTATGGCAGCTATAGAACACTTGCAGGAGAGGCGGCTCTCGATCCGAGTAGCTCGTACGCCTATTACCGCGATGGCGAGGCGGCTGCGGCAAAGCAGAGAGGCTTGCGTTCCCTGCTGCCGAACGCAGCCAACCGCCAGCGCTGGGGTCGCAGAGTTCGGCAGTGGCTCGACGGCTGCTGA
- a CDS encoding archaeosortase/exosortase family protein, with product MASSQLTLAARGGVGDFTIMAALTWLAGAILLLELEQGGGVCAFGAIPTGRWCCGVLALLWCLLVLSFGGRLYDPLFWLLPLMALPGLALLAGIGWRATLLHQLVVLGLLLPSQGLFNVAIPVAPLAHVTARVTAQLLWLFGQSAYAQGDRIVTTTQTLLVDGHCTGRSILGFSLATLVVLLILLPLPRRGRFATIAALAVATFSAVFLLNGVRIALLAFTIRDPGPGPLAALRGFEFWHSGLGSQLFTLAASALVCGTYVMLLEWRLRRHGPRAG from the coding sequence TTGGCCTCCAGCCAGCTCACCCTCGCCGCCCGGGGGGGGGTGGGCGATTTCACGATTATGGCCGCACTTACCTGGCTGGCTGGCGCCATTCTGCTGTTGGAGCTCGAGCAGGGGGGGGGAGTGTGTGCCTTCGGGGCCATTCCGACCGGCCGGTGGTGCTGCGGTGTGCTGGCCCTGCTCTGGTGTCTGTTGGTCCTCAGCTTCGGCGGCCGCCTTTACGACCCGCTGTTCTGGCTGCTACCTCTGATGGCACTGCCTGGTCTTGCCCTGCTGGCCGGTATCGGCTGGCGGGCAACGCTGCTGCACCAGCTTGTAGTGCTCGGCCTGCTGCTGCCCTCCCAGGGGCTCTTCAATGTGGCCATCCCCGTAGCCCCGCTGGCACACGTCACCGCCCGAGTGACCGCCCAGTTGCTCTGGCTGTTCGGCCAGTCCGCGTATGCCCAGGGGGATCGCATTGTTACCACCACGCAGACGCTGCTGGTGGATGGCCACTGCACTGGCCGCAGCATCCTCGGCTTCAGCCTCGCCACCTTGGTGGTGCTTCTGATCCTGCTGCCCCTGCCCCGCCGCGGCCGCTTCGCCACCATCGCTGCATTGGCAGTAGCCACCTTCTCTGCAGTATTCCTGCTCAACGGAGTGCGCATTGCCCTGCTTGCCTTCACAATCCGGGATCCCGGACCCGGGCCATTGGCAGCATTGCGCGGTTTCGAGTTCTGGCATTCCGGCCTCGGCTCCCAGCTGTTTACCCTGGCTGCTAGCGCCCTGGTCTGTGGCACCTATGTGATGCTGCTCGAATGGCGGCTGCGCCGGCACGGACCCCGCGCAGGATGA